The following are from one region of the Choloepus didactylus isolate mChoDid1 chromosome 11 unlocalized genomic scaffold, mChoDid1.pri SUPER_11_unloc2, whole genome shotgun sequence genome:
- the LOC119524532 gene encoding olfactory receptor 2G2-like, protein MWMMRNANESSLTGFVLLGFSNHPRLQKALFVVILILYLLTILGNTTIILVSHLEPKLHMPMYFSLSHLSFLDLCFTSSVIPQLLVNLWEPMKTITYGGCAVQLYVSHALGSTECVLPTVMSYDRYVAVCRPLHYTVLMHPHLCMILASMAWLSGVATTLVQSTLPLQLPFCGHHQVDHFICEVPVLIKLSCIDTTFNEAELFVASILFLVVPVSFILVSYGYIAQAVWQIKSTSGRQKAFGTCFSHLMVVIIFYGTIIFMYLQPAKSRSKDQGKFVSLFYTVVTPMLNPLLYTLRNKEFKGVLKKVLGNFLGVNFT, encoded by the coding sequence ATGTGGATGATGAGGAATGCAAATGAGAGCAGCCTGACAGGTTTTGTCCTGTTGGGGTTTTCCAATCATCCTCGGTTACAGAAGGCTCTATTTGTTGTCATCTTAATCTTGTATTTACTAACCATTTTGGGTAACACCACCATCATACTGGTATCTCATCTGGAACCCAAACTTCACATGCCAATGTATTTCTCCCTTTCTCATCTCTCCTTCCTCGACCTGTGCTTCACCAGCAGTGTGatcccccagctcctggtaaacTTGTGGGAGCCCATGAAGACCATTACATATGGTGGCTGTGCTGTTCAACTCTATGTCTCTCATGCCCTGGGTTCCACGGAGTGTGTTTTGCCCACAGTGAtgtcctatgaccgctatgttgcTGTCTGCCGTCCTCTTCATTACACTGTCCTTATGCATCCCCATCTCTGCATGATCCTGGCCTCTATGGCATGGCTCAGTGGGGTTGCCACCACCCTGGTACAGTCCACCCTCCCCCTTCAGCTGCCCTTCTGTGGTCATCACCAAGTGGATCATTTCATCTGTGAGGTCCCTGTGCTCATCAAGTTGTCTTGCATAGACACCACTTTCAATGAGGCTGAGCTTTTTGTGGCTAGTATCCTCTTCCTCGTAGTGCCTGTCTCATTCATCCTGGTGTCCTATGGCTACATTGCCCAGGCTGTTTGGCAGATCAAGTCAACTAGTGGGAGACAGAAAGCATTTGGGACCTGCTTTTCTCACCTGATGGTGGTCATCATCTTCTATGGAACCATCATTTTCATGTATCTGCAGCCAGCCAAGAGTAGATCCAAGGACCAGGGAAAGTTTGTTTCTCTGTTCTACACTGTGGTGACCCCTATGCTGAACCCTCTTCTTTACACTCTGAGGAATAAAGAGTTTAAAGGGGTTCTTAAGAAAGTTCTAGGGAATTTTCTGGGTGTAAATTTTACATGA